A genome region from Anolis carolinensis isolate JA03-04 chromosome 6, rAnoCar3.1.pri, whole genome shotgun sequence includes the following:
- the tmem102 gene encoding transmembrane protein 102 produces MEGTESPPFSEADPWSPKPAPAKPLTDLDFRSGARIEELNQLIQEYEARNVGAIRDAPELHQAKDRVFSLLALAQRSDPRLPVVNRYLLLSGGVQQCSVHLNVGRVPVLSPGTDYDAAFTLLVPVLNAAGVPVTLDMTQSPVGHTRLSLQPFDPAVVNLWSELGDEEAYLAADRVSEWFFRTLSTCAEDTRVERRSGVVTSVIVCAGPLRVLYDVIPVVAFRGWPEVAQPWLTQTHFWDGKLQDEEVAGGFYLLPSSGNNWRLAFSASELNLRRMLPLPLAWAFRAAAAAISGGGLLGGGVGPYHLFTLALWSCERLPNSFLAQEENAAHAMLGLLDDLLASLVGRQLPSYFLPEWNLLECLSWTALERLAHEVARVRAKPAEHLRQAVERAKEAKRVARALREQKADPKVD; encoded by the exons ATGGAAGGCACAGAGTCACCCCCTTTTTCAGAGGCTGACCCTTGGTCCCCGAAACCCGCTCCGGCCAAGCCACTCACGGACCTGGATTTCCGTTCCGGGGCCCGGATTGAGGAGCTCAACCAACTCATCCAGGAGTACGAGGCCAGGAACGTGGGCGCCATCAGGGACGCCCCCGAATTGCACCAGGCCAAGGACCGGGTCTTCTCCTTGCTGG CTCTGGCCCAGAGATCCGACCCGAGGCTCCCTGTGGTCAACCGCTACCTGCTTCTGTCCGGCGGGGTCCAGCAATGCAGCGTCCACCTCAACGTGGGCCGAGTCCCCGTGCTTTCTCCGGGCACCGATTATGACGCCGCCTTCACCCTCTTGGTGCCCGTCCTGAATGCAGCCGGAGTCCCTGTCACGCTGGACATGACTCAGAGCCCCGTCGGCCACACGCGGCTCAGCCTCCAGCCGTTTGACCCTGCTGTAGTCAATCTCTGGTCGGAGTTAGGGGATGAAGAGGCCTATTTGGCTGCCGACCGGGTGTCCGAATGGTTCTTCCGGACTTTATCCACCTGCGCCGAAGATACACGAGTGGAGCGCCGCAGCGGTGTTGTCACGTCGGTCATCGTTTGTGCCGGACCCTTGCGCGTCCTGTACGATGTCATCCCCGTGGTGGCCTTCAGAGGGTGGCCGGAGGTGGCCCAACCGTGGCTCACGCAAACACACTTTTGGGACGGCAAACTCCAGGACGAGGAAGTGGCCGGCGGCTTCTATCTTTTGCCATCCTCCGGAAACAATTGGCGGCTGGCCTTTTCGGCGAGCGAGTTGAACCTGCGGAGGATGCTCCCCTTGCCGTTGGCTTGGGCCTTCCGGGCCGCTGCTGCAGCCATCTCGGGCGGTGGTCTTCTTGGGGGCGGCGTGGGGCCCTACCACCTCTTCACCTTGGCCTTGTGGTCCTGCGAGAGGCTTCCAAACAGCTTCCTCGCCCAGGAGGAGAATGCCGCCCATGCCATGCTGGGCCTTCTGGATGACCTCTTGGCCAGCCTGGTGGGCCGGCAGCTGCCCAGCTACTTTCTCCCCGAGTGGAACCTTCTGGAATGTCTTTCTTGGACGGCCCTGGAGAGGCTGGCTCATGAGGTGGCCCGGGTCCGAGCCAAGCCCGCCGAGCACCTGCGCCAAGCCGTGGAACGGGCCAAGGAGGCCAAGCGGGTGGCCAGGGCCCTCCGGGAGCAGAAGGCGGACCCCAAGGTTGACTGA
- the LOC134292414 gene encoding uncharacterized protein LOC134292414, translating into MGLISPPAPPPCQDPEGCCLELHETLVVLVALILLVQVALKLLTLIYCYLCQLLHSFCAMIIAKECQRSRPPAPAVTRKSHSRKRWGRWSESDVSRQKRCPRCVHCTLEPLKLTMNVQNEDKEPRRAGRRPYADYPPCEYCECEHHHPANPPPTAPAVVRYRDVACGTSETMFYPGSNERRNTIGPATEMQYQDVEYPAGAGTRTRRPTKVYIYPVHPQTPPGSRAASPERAYRRRGTVTEEGPEYEVREQRRRSPRESTAPVTASPGLTRFQNLAASVAAQTEGAGAKSKTTPAWPDLTGGSDWVYRPLK; encoded by the exons ATGGGCCTGATCTCTCCTCCGGCGCCGCCCCCCTGCCAGGACCCCGAGGGCTGCTGCCTGGAGCTCCACGAGACCCTGGTGGTCCTGGTGGCCCTCATCCTCCTGGTCCAGGTGGCCCTCAAGCTCCTCACCCTG ATCTACTGCTATCTCTGCCAACTTTTGCACAGTTTCTGCGCCATGATCATTGCCAAAG AGTGTCAAAGATCGAGACCACCAGCTCCCGCTGTCACGAGGAAAAGCCACAGCCGCAAGCGTTGGGGCCGGTGGTCCGAGTCGGACGTCTCCCGCCAGAAACGCTGCCCGCGCTGCGTCCACTGCACCCTGGAGCCGCTCAAGCTGACCATGAACGTCCAGAACGAGGACAAGGAACCCCGCCGAGCCGGACGGAGGCCGTACGCCGACTACCCGCCGTGCGAATACTGCGAGTGTGAACACCACCACCCGGCGAACCCGCCCCCCACGGCCCCCGCTGTTGTCCGGTACCGGGACGTGGCCTGCGGGACCTCGGAGACCATGTTTTACCCCGGGAGCAACGAGCGCCGGAACACCATCGGGCCGGCCACCGAGATGCAGTACCAGGACGTCGAATACCCCGCCGGAGCCGGCACCCGGACCCGCCGCCCTACCAAGGTCTACATCTATCCGGTCCACCCGCAGACGCCGCCCGGGAGCCGGGCGGCCAGCCCCGAGAGGGCCTACCGGCGCCGGGGGACCGTCACCGAAGAGGGGCCCGAGTACGAGGTCCGGGAGCAGCGCCGGAGGTCCCCCCGGGAGTCCACCGCACCGGTCACCGCCTCGCCGGGCCTGACCCGCTTCCAGAACCTGGCCGCCAGCGTGGCCGCACAGACCGAGGGTGCCGGAGCCAAGTCCAAGACCACGCCTGCCTGGCCGGACCTCACGGGGGGCTCCGACTGGGTCTACCGGCCCCTGAAGTAG